In Candidatus Hydrogenedentota bacterium, the sequence GACCGCCAAGCGCATGACGGGCATCGTGAGCCGCGGCGGCTCCATCATGGCCAAGTGGTGCCTGGCCCACCACAAGGAAAGTTTCCTCTATACCCACTGGGACGACATCTGCGACATTATGGCCGCGTATGACATCAGCTTCTCCATCGGCGACGGGCTCCGGCCGGGCTCCATCTACGACGCCAACGACGAGGCCCAGTTTGCCGAGCTGAAGGTGCAGGGCGAGCTCACCAAGCGCGCCTGGGCGAAGGATGTGCAGGTCATGAACGAGGGCCCCGGCCACGTGCCAATGCACATGATCAAGGAAAACATGGACAAGCAGCTCGAATGGTGCGGCGAAGCGCCCTTCTACACGCTGGGTCCGCTGACGACCGACATCGCGCCGGGCTATGACCACATCACCTCCGGCATCGGCGCCGCCATGATCGGGTGGTACGGCACCGCCATGCTCTGCTACGTCACCCCGAAGGAACACCTCGGCCTGCCCAACAAGGACGACGTGCGCGAGGGCGTGGTGACCTACAAGATCGCCGCCCACGCCGCCGATCTGGCCAAGGGCCACCCCGGCGCGCAGATCCGCGACAACGCCCTGAGCAAGGCGCGCTTCGAGTTCCGCTGGGAAGACCAGTTCAACCTGGCCCTCGACCCCGAGCGCGCCAAGAGCTTCCACGACGAGACCCTGCCTGCGGAGGGCGCAAAAATCGCCCACTTCTGTTCCATGTGCGGCCCCAAATTCTGCTCCATGGAGATAACCCAGCAGGTCCGCGACTACGCCGCCAAACTGGGCCTGGCCGACGATTCCGCCGCGATCGAGGAAGGCATGCAGGCCAAGGCGGCGGAGTTCAAGGAAAAAGGGAGCGAGATCTACACCTAGGCGGGGCATAGTACAAGATCGCGGGGACCGGGTCCGGAGTTGCGACTTGATTTGCGCGCATCCGGCGCCACCGGTAGGCTTTTGGGCCAGTAAACACCGATATCGACCTTACCCCTGCTCCGAAATTTCAAAAGAAGCCACGGGCGCCACGTTCAAGCTCCGCGGCTCCGCCGCGAAGGCTTGAGCGTGCGAGACTCCAGTTGAAGGACAACAGTCAGGGGCAGCATTTCATCCTTAGCGGGTGATGCAACACGTCATCAGCGGCTGCTCCGAAAATATCCGTCTCACCATACCCATCTCTGCCTCATGCAAACCACGTTACAGCGCGTGTAAACATGGAAGCGTCAAAGGCTGGGAGCGCAGGCGTCCCCGCCTGCCAGGCGGCAAAGCCGCCGTAATTTTCATTCTCAGCGGGTGACGCAACGCGTCATGAGTAGTTGCTCAACGCTCACCAGTTTTTCGCCAGCCCGCCACCGCAATCGCGGTAACCGCCATGCCGGCAAGCGCCGATACGGTCGCCACGGACCACGGGAACCCCTTTTCCTGCGGAACGGCCTTGGAAGTCGCCGCGGCAATCTCGAATGCGAGCTTACCTTCCGGCCCACCGTGCGGCTCGGATACGAGCTCTTCCTGATAGTTCTCCGCATACCCCAGTGAATCATACCACGGCGGCAGGGAGTGTAATTGCAACTTGATCCATCAGTGATCGAGTTCCAACTTCATCACCAGCGGTGAAAATCCGGCGTCTTCGTAAAACGCCAGCGCGTCCGTGTTTTTCGAGTAGACACTCAACTGAATACGACCCAGCGCATGCTCGGAAGCCCAACCGCGCACAGCTTCAAGCAGTGCGCGGGCAATGCCCCGCCTGCGATAGGCCTCCGCGACTACCAGATTGTCGATCCTGGCTATCCGGGCGGGCTTAAACATGGGATAGGGCGGCGCTTCTTCTTCAGTCACATCCGCGAGCCCGCAGAGTTCTCCCCTGTGCGCCGCCACGAACACGGCCTTTAAGGGGTCACTGAGCTTGGCCTCAAACCGCTCTCGTGGCCGAGCGGGGCCATCGACCTCCTGGAATATGGACGGGTATAGCTCCAGATGGTAGTTGTCCACGGTACGGTAAAGTGCACACGCCGCATCGTAGTCGTCGAACGTCGCGCGTCGTATCGTAATCTCCCGCAACGTCATCCGTCTCTTTCCTCGAAGCCCCGATTGTCGAATGCCGCCAACTGCTCGCCAATGCGCCAATACTTTTTAAACGAACTATACAGCGTTGGAAAGCGTGCTGTCCGACATGCAGGCCAGAGGGGGGCCACGTAGCGCGCCAATTACTATCTCGCTACCGCGCACGCCGGTGTCGTACGTTGTGCTTGATCGCGGAGTACGTCCACGCTTGCCTCACCCGCCGGTTGAAGTATCCGCACAACGCCAGAACCACACAGAACCCTGTGGTAACCAGGATGTAAACACCGCTTCCCTTGAAGTGAAGCGACAAATACATACAAACCACCGCGAAGATTGCAGAGGCATGAAACCGATAGGGCAACCACCACGAACGGTTGGGGAAATACCCAGCGCCTTTCAACAGCTTGACGTTCTGTTCCGACGTGTTTACCACGTCCATTAGGAGTACGATGAATAGATAGGCGACAAGAACGTCATATCGACTCGAGAATTCCTGCGCAGCAACCTCCGGGAGCAAGTAGGCCACACTGGCCCCAACGGCGATATGCACTGGAATCCATTTCATCTCAGATACGCGCCCCACAGGTTGGTCCGCTGAAGGTTGGTGGGCTCCAAAGATTTGTGCAGTTACGATAGCACACGTCCGTCGGGTCAGCCAATCTAAAGATCACGTTAGCATCCAATCGGAAGCCCAGCGGGGGGCGTGCGCCGGACGTAGAAGCTTGTCGGTGAAGTGACTTCGCCGCCGGTTCCGGTTGCTCTGGTCCCGCACGCGCACATCCCTTCCGGTTAGTCTTCTCAGAATACGGGGTGGCGGCGAAGCCGGGTTCACCGCGCCGCCGGAATATACCCCCGGCCCCGCCGGACTATTCGCCAGGGCTGCGGCATCCCACTTGGACTCCGCCTGCTTGCACCGTTTCCGGTGGCGGTGTAAGCTTACGCCATGCCGACGCCGCGCCCGGATTCACCGGCGCACGGACCTTCGGGAGAGGTGGATCGAAATGCGTTCCCGCTATTTCCAAGCGTGTACCAAGCTCGTGGTTCTGGTCCTGGCCTGCGCCGTTCCCGCGCTCGCCCACGCGGGCTCCCCGACCGCCGAGCTGGCGCGGGAAGTGGCGGACAAGGGCTGGATCATCTACAGCGCCCGGGCCGACAATGGCACGTGGGACCTCTTTCGCACGCGGCCGGACGGATCCATCATCCGGCGCGTCACCCAGACCTTCGATTACGAGGAGGCGGCGCCGCGCTATTCGCCCGATGGCGCGCGCATTCTCTACCGGCGCTTCCCGAAAGGCTCCGTCATCGACCACGACAAATGGGGCTTCGGGGGCACGGTCGTCATCGCGAATGCGGACGGATCCGATCCCCGCGAATTCGGGGGGGAGGAGGAGTATCCCTGGGCGAACTGGATGCCCGACGGCGAACACATCTCCTGCCTCTATCGCGAAGGCATCCGGATTATCCACCTGGAATCCGGCGAGGTGGTGAAAGAGATGCCCCGCCAGGGGATCTTCCAGCAGCTTTTCCCGTCGCCGGATGGCCAGTGGTTCTGCGGCACGGGCAATGTCGGCCAGCAGGCGTGGAACATCGTGTGTATCAACGCGAATACGGGCGAAGCCACGCCGGTTCACGTCTTCCAGAGCTGTACGCCGGACTGGTTCCCGGATTCGCAGCACGTCATCTATTCCTCCCGTCCACCGGATCAGAAAGCGCACGCCGGCTACGGCGCGACCCAGCTCTGGATGGCGCGCGCGGACGGATCGGAGCGCAAGCTCGTCTACGGCGACGACGCCTACCACGTCTACGGCGGGCTGGTATCGCCGGACGGGGCCTATGTGCTCTTCACCAAATCGATCAAGGATGGCGGCGGCTCGGAAAAGGAGGGCGCGCCGATGTTCCTCATGCGCCTGGCCGACGCGCCCGCCGTGGGGGGGACGAGCGCGGAGTTGCGCCAGAAGCATCCCGACGTGAAGGATGCGCCGGTGGTTTCGCTTTTCCCGGCCTGGGAGCCGGACTGGACCTATGCGGAAGTGGCAGGTGAATGATGCTTGAGCGATTGGGCCCGCGCGCGGGCGTCCTGGTGCTGGCGGCGGTGATTGGCCTGCTGGCGGGGTGTGGCGCCGCCGCGCCCGACGATGGGGCGAGCCCGGAGACGGCCAGCCAGGGCGCCTTGGAGGTCACCGCGAAACTCGTCGATATCGCGGGCGAGTTCCCCTCGAACGACCTCTACGATTACGCCTACGTGATGCGCTACGAGATCGTCGAAACCCACCGCGGCGAGGCGTCCGGCGTCATTCTCGTGGGGCACTACAACCCGCTCAAGAAACGTGCGGAGGCCGCGGACCAGCGATCCGGCCCTATCGGGGGCAATGTCACGCGGTTCCGCGCGGGAGATCTGCACCGGATGGCGCTGGACCTCCCCATCGACGCCTACTGCATGGCCGGGATCATCAACCCCTACGCCGAGGAAGGCGAATTCGCCGCCGCGCCGGTGTACTGGGCGCACTCGACCAACCGGGTCGTCCCGTAGCGGGCCATGGTCTTCACCTCCCACAGCTTTGTCTACTACTTCCTGCCGCTGGTGCTGCTGGGCTACTATCTGTTGCCCGGGGGGCGCAATCTCTTCCTCCTTGCGGCCAGCTACGTGTTCTACGGCTGGTGGAACCCCTGGTTTGTCGGGCTAATGCTCATCGCCACGGCGATCAATCACGCCTGCGGCCTCGTCATTGCCCGCGAACCAGTCGCCTCGCCCCGGCGCAGGCGGGCGCTGATCGCCAGTGTCGTCGCCAGCCTGGGCCTCCTCGGTTTCTTCAAGTACTTCATGTTTGCGCAGGGCAATTTCAACGCCCTGCTCTCCGCCACCGGCGCGGACCCGCTGCCCGTGCTCCAGATCACGCTCCCCGTGGGCATCTCGTTCTACATTTTCCAGAGCCTCAGCTACACCATCGACGTGTACCGGGGCGACTCGCCGCCCGTGCGCTCCTTCACCGACTTCGCCTGCTTCGTGGCGCTCTTCCCGCAGCTGATCGCCGGCCCCATCGTCCGCTACAACACCATCGCCGGGCAACTTATACACCGCGAACACACGCTGGACCGTTTCGCATCGGGTTCCGCGCTGTTCATGCTCGGATTCGCCAAGAAAATCCTGCTGGCCAACCCGATGGGGTCCATGGCCGATGCCGTTTTTGCCGCCGAGGCCCCCGGCACGGCCCACGCCTGGCTCGGGGTCACAGCCTACGCCTTCCAGATCTACTTCGACTTCTCCGCCTACTCCGACATGGCCATTGGCCTCGGACGCCTCTTCGGCTTCGTGTTTCCGCGCAATTTCAACGCGCCCTACCGCTCGGAGAGCATCACGGAGTTCTGGCGGCGCTGGCACATCTCGCTGTCCACCTTTCTGCGCGACTACCTTTACATCCCCCTGGGCGGCAACCGGCGCGGCGAACGGCGGACCTACATCAACCTGGCCATTGTGATGCTTCTGGGCGGCCTGTGGCACGGCGCGAGCTGGAATTTCGTGCTCTGGGGCGCCTTCCACGGCGGGCTGCTGGCCCTGGAGCGATGCATTGGCGGCGGCCTGTTCCAATGGGCCCCGCGCCCGGTCCGAATCGCGGGAACCTTCGTCCTCGTACTCTTCTCCTGGGTGCTGTTTCGCGCCGTGACCCTGCCGGAAGCCGGTGCGTTCCTGTCGGCCATGCTGTTCCCGCGCGCACCCGGGGGCGGCGCGGTCTTGCTTGACGCCGTGCTCTACACGCGCGAGAATGTTCTGATCCTGGCCCTGTGCGCGGTGCTCGCGCTGCAAGGGCGGCAGGCCCACGACTGGGTGGAGGGACTGACGCTGCCCCGCGCGCTCGTTGTACTGGGTTTGTTCGCGTTTGCGCTGGCGACGATGCACGTGCAGGCCTTTAACCCGTTTCTGTATTTTCAGTTCTGAGCGCGAGCCGGGCGATAACCGCGCGAGGAGGCGAATCGAACATGCAAACCACACGCACGGCACAAGGCGTTATCGTGGCGCTGTTTCTACTCGCCATCGCGATAGAGGGCCCGGTACAGGCCCTGCTCGACACGCGCGAGGAGGGCAGGCCGCAGGTACTCGACCTCTTTACACAAGCGCCGAGCCAGGATGCCCTGCGGGCCTTTGAGCGGACCCTCGAAGATCGCTCGTGGTCGGCGAACGCGGTTCGCGCGCCTTTCCAGCGCCTGCGCCACGCGCTGCTTGGCGACCTGGGGGCGAAGGTAGTGCCCGGTCGCGAGGGCTGGCTCTTCTACCGGCAGGGCGTCGACTACCTCGTGCAGTCGTGGCCCGGTGTGGGGGAGGGGATCCCCGACGATCCGCTCCCCGCCATCGTGGATTTCCGGGACCAACTGGCCGCGCGCGGGGTCGAACTCCTGATCGCCATCGCGCCCGGCAAGGCCAGCATGTATCCGGAACAGCTCGGCGCGCGCCCGTCCGGTGCGCCGGTCTACGTCCATACGCGCGCGTTCCAGGAGCGGCTGGAGGCCGCCGGCATAGCGTTTGTGGACCTGCACGCCGCGCTTGATCCCGGCGAAGCGGCGCAAGCCCAGCTCTACCTCATGCGCGACACCCACTGGACCCCGGAAGGCGCGCGGCGCGCGGCGGAAGCCGTTGCGGATCGCATCCTCGCGGAAGGTTGGGCACCCCCGGGGGACGTTGCCTATGTCTATCGCGACCTGACCGTTGAGCGCGCGGGCGACCTCCTGCGTATGGCGGGTTCGCCGGGGATCGCCGCCGCCTACACCCCGGAGAGGGTTACGGCGCAACAAATCGTCGACCCGGCAACCGGCGCGTTGCTCGTCAGCGACACGGCTTCTCCCGTTCTCGTGCTGGGAGACAGTTTTCTCCGCATCTACGAGCACGACGAACCCGGATCGGCGGGATTTCTTGCGCATTTCGCCCGCGCGCTGGGGCAATCGGTCGCGAGCATCGTCAGCGACGGCGGCGCGTCCACGCTGGTCCGTCAGGAACTCGCGCGGCGCCCCGAAGTGCTGCGGGGCAAGCGACTGGTCGTCTGGGAGTTCGTCGAACGCGATCTGCGCTTCGGAACCGACGGCTGGCGGCGGGTCTCCCTGCCGAATTAAGGGCGCGTGGCGGACAGGACGATGCGGTTTTCTCGCGTTCCTACTTCTTCTGAGACTTCTGCTGCTTCAGCTCGGTGTCCACCGCGCCCGGCATCGGCTCGGGCGCCTTGCCCGCTTTTTTCCGCGCTTTCTTCTCCTCTTTCGCCAGCGCTTTCAGCGATTCCGCCGCCAACAGATCAAAGTAAAGGCCCTTGGCCCCCTCCAGAACGACCCCAAGTTGGGCCGCGGAAGCGCCATTGCAGAGCGCGCCGGACCTCTCCACCTTGGCGAGGAGCGCTTCCCAATCCTCGTGCGCCCATACACCCTCGTGCTTAATCACGAATTCGCCCGCCAACTCCATCAGTTTGCGCATTGACTTCTTTGTTGCCATGGTCTATCTCCGTGGGTCACCCGTACCGGTCACATAGCGGACCGAACATTTCCGTAATAACCATTCCCCGACAACTCGATCACAGGTCCCCTATCCTACCACGTGGCGCGCGCGGCGGAAAACAACCGTGCGGGTATGGTAGGCTCTGACCGCATATGCACCGTTGCACAAGGATCGCCCATGCCGCCATTTCGTTTTCTGCCCGTTGAATGGTGCGACGCCCTCCCCTCCACAAATACGGCCTTGATCGAGCGCGTCCGCCGCGACCTGAACACGCCCTCGGGCGTCGTGCTCGCCGCGCGCGCCCAGACCGCGGGCCGCGGCCGTCAGCAGCGCCGCTGGAACACCGCGCCCGGTCGCAACCTCACCTTTTCCTTCCTCTGGAATACCCCTGTCCCGCCAGACACCGCCCCCGCCCTGGCTCTCGCCATCGCGACGGGCGTCGCGCGCATGCTGGAGGCGGAAGGCCTGGCGCCCACCATCAAATGGCCCAATGACGTGCAGGTCTCGGGCCGGAAAATCGCGGGTATCCTCTGCGAATCGGCCGGCGGCGCGGCGCTCGTCGCCGGGATCGGACTCAACGTGAACATGGACGCTGCGGAGGCCGCCGAAATCGACCAGCCCGCCACCTCGCTCGCGCTCGAGACGGGGCGTTCCTTTGTCCTGGAGCACGTCCTGACCTCGCTACTCCAACACCTGGGGCCCGCCATCGATGCCTGGGCGGCCCATGGATTCCCGGGGTTCCGGGAGGGCTACCTCCGTTTCGCGCCCAACGCCGGCAGCGTCCTGCGGGTCCGGGATGGGGAGGCGTACGTGGAGGGCGTGCTCGCCGGGTTCAACGACCACGGCGCACTGCGCCTCCGCCTGCCCGGCGGCGAGATTCGCGAATGCTACTCGGGCGACGTACAAATGTGACGCCCGCGCCAGCGTTGCCGCCGCCGTCCATATTTCAATCGTAAGATTGCAAAGGGTGGCGCAACCCGTCATGAACGGCATCGCCACGCCCCTGCCCAGGCAGTATAGCCAATATGTTGTGTCAAGCGCCCGAATTTTCGCCGGGCGGGCTTTATGGGCGGATGGGTTTACGGGCGTCGAGATAGCGATTGTACATGGCGTCGACTTCTGGGGCTTCGCCGGCCGGCGCGCTGAATACGTAGAGCCCGAAGCCCACGTGGAGAGTTCCGTCCGCCGGCACGGGGGTGGCGTCGGGGGCTACTGACGCGTCTCTGGGCGCGGTCATGGCCTTCTTGCCGAAGGGGTTGGCCACGATGAGCCCGTAGTCGCGCGAGTGGAACCAGGCGGGGCGGAAGTTGTCCGGGGAGGCCATGACGGCGATGCCGGCGGTGCGGCCATCGACTACGCTGTAACCGGCACACCAGGCGGCGGTTTTGCCCCACGTTCCGGCTTCCTGCTCGCCGCCGGCGCTGTTGCGAATGGCGCCGCCACCGTGCTTGACGGTGAGCGGGGTGGCCAGGCGCACGCCGAAGCCCATCTCTTCCTGATCGCCGAAGGCGAAGGCGTCGCCTTCCGGCTTGAACTCGGATTCCGCCACGATAGAGTAGCCGTCCTCGTGCGCGGCGATGAGATAAGCGCAGGTTTCGGTAAACAGCGTCCTGGGGGCGTCGCCCGTGGTTTCGTAGGCGTTCACCACGGTGAAACGCGCCTGGCCGTCGCCGCCCGATGGCGGAACGAGGAAGGTCAGGTGGCGCACGCGCGCCTTGTTCCGCCAGAAGTCGGCCCCGGCGGCGTCGCCGAACGCGAGCCAGGCCCCGGGGTGAAAGTGGGCGTGATCGTCGTTGTTCCCGTCCGCGGCGGGGTCGGGCGGGTAATTCCGGCTGACCTGGATGCCATCCGGGGTGATGAGTGCGTGGAAGTAGGGGCGGGGCAGGTTCTCGTCCCCCCAGACATAGCGCGCGACCACCTCCCGGTCGATGTGAATGTCGAGCTCGCCCTCGCGCGCGGTAATGGTCACGAGGGGCGCGGGGGCGGCCGGCCAGGCGGCGAGAAGGGTGAGGAGGGCGAGAGCGCGTGTGGTGGCGGATGTCAGGCGGAACATGCGATGAAGACTCCAGGATATGGGGCAAATCGTTCGGTCGCGGGCAGTATAACAGGCGGGGGCGCGGATGCGAAGCGGTTGCTTTGGCGGGCGTGACGCGCCCATGGTATGCTGCCCTCCGCCCGCGCGCGCCGCGGGCCGTCTGCATGATACAACCCACCGGAAGGAACCCAGGCAATGAGCGAGAAGGAGCAATTGATTGAATTGGCGGGCAAGCCGTTTGTTCAGCGCATCGGGGGCTACCTGAAGCTGAGCGGCCCGGGCTACATGCAGAGCGCGATGACCCTGGGCGGCGGATCGATTGCCTCCTGCGTGCTGATGGGATCGCTCCTGGGCTACCAGTTGCTCTGGGTTCAGCCGCTGGCCATTTTCCTGGGCGTGTGCGTACTGGCGGCCGTGGCGAAGCAGACGTGCCACACCGGCGAAAAGCCCTACGCCGTTTTCTGGAACCGGCTGCACCCCGCGATGGCGATCGCCTGGGGCCTCGCGGCGCTGGTGGCCACGGTCCTGTGGCACATCCCGCAGTATTCCCTGACGGCCAACGGCGCCGTGGAGCTGGCGCGCGGTATCGGCGTGGACCTGAACGGGACACTCGGACGCGCGTTCATCGGAGTGACCGTGCTCGCGGCGGCGGGCTATGTGTGCTTCCTGTACAGCGCCGGCGCGCGGGGCCTGAAGCTATACGAAATGCTGGTGAAGGTGCTGGTCTGGAGCATCGTGGGCGCCTTCGCCATCGTGACCTTCTCGACGGGCATCAATTTCAAGGAACTGTTTCTCGGGTTCACCGGCATCAGTTTCATTCAATACGTCTCCGCCAACGGAATGCCCCAGGAAGCTATCATTCCCATCGTGGGTGGCATCGCCGCCGCCGTGGGGATCAACATGGTCTTCCTGTACCCGTACTCCCTGTTGAAAAAGGGCTGGGGGAAGGAACACCGCGAACTCGCCTACTTCGACCTCGTCTCGGGCATGGCGATTCCCTTCGTATTCGCCACCGCGTTCATGATGATCGCCGTCGCCAACACCATCGGCCCCGAGCCGGGTTCGGCGGGGACGATCGTGCAGGATATCCGGGAGATCCTGCCGGTGCTGGACGAGACCCTGGGCGCCACGCTTTCTCTGCTTCTGATCGGGCTGGGCATGTTCGCAATCGGCTTTTCGACGATCATTACCCACATGCTGGCCAGCGGATTCATCGGCTGCGAGCTCTTCGGGTTCGAGTATCGCGGGAAAGCCAAGCTCTGGTTCACGCTGCTGCCCGCGATTGGCATTGTCGGCGTGATGGTCAAGTTCCCGTGGTGGGCCGCCGTGACCGCGTCCAGCCTGGCCGCGCCGCTAATGCCCATTGCGGTCGTGGGCTTTATTATCCTGCTCAACTCGAAGGCCTACATGGGCGATGCGCGGCCCGAGGGGCTCAAGCGGGTGTTCTGGAACGTTGTGCTCATCGCCGCCGTAACCATCTTGAGCGTCGCGGCCTACAACGGCCTCGTGCGGAACTGGGCGACCCTGAAGGGCAACCTGGCGGCCACCCCGGCGGCGGTTGAGGAAGCGCCGGAGGAGGCGCCAGAAGAAGCCGAGAGTGGCGCATCCGCAAGCCGGCTTTTCCCGCCGGCCCACTCAGGAGAGCCGCCGGTAATGATCAAGCAGGAAGTCGCACGCAACCTGATGGGAACGCGCTTCGAAATCACCATGTACGCGCCGGCGGGGGAGTCCAACCCCACGGCGCTGGCCGAGGTTGGCCTGGCGGCGCTGGACCGGATCGAGGCGCTTGAGCGGCGTGTGAGCAACTGGCGCGTGGATACGTTTACCTCCAAAGTGAACCGGCTGGCGGCGGAGGGACCGGTGGAGGTGCATCCGGATTTGCTGGAGTTATTGCGGGCCTCGAAAGCGGCCTGGGACGATACCGGAGGGGTCTTCGACGTGACGGTCGGGCCCCTCCTCGACCTTTGGGGGGTCTACCGCAAGCAGGAGCACATCCCGGGCGACGCGGAGATCCAGGAGGCGCTGAAGCGCGTGGGGCTGGACAAGGTGGAAATCGACTACGACAAGCGCACCGTGCGGTTCACGGTCCCGGGTCTGCGCCTCGACTTCGGCGGCATAGGCAAAGGCTATGCCCTCGACGTGGCGGCGCAGACCCTGAAGAACGCCGGCATCGAATGCGCGCTCCTCAGCGGCGGCGACAGCACCTACGTCGCGCTCGGCGCGCCCCCGGGCACGGCGGGGTGGCCGATCGTGGTGGACAAGATCTACGAAGGGGCCGAGGACTACGTGGATCGGGTCGACATTCGCGACGCGTCCTTCTCCACCTCCTCGGGCGAGGGGCGCCAGTTCGAGAAGGACGGGAAGCGCTTCACGCACATCTACGATCCGCGCACGGGACAGGCGGTGGACGCCACCCTGGGCGCGATGGTCATCGCGCCCAACGGGACCGTGGCGGACGCCCTGAGCACCGCCTTTCTCATCATGTCCGAGGACGAGATCCGGGCCTACTGCGGGAAACATCCGGATGTGCGGGCGATTAAGGTGGGGCTGGTGGACGGGAAGCCGGTTCCCGTGCGAATCAACTTCCCCGAGGCGTAATGGGGGGCGTGGGGCTCGCGGTGACGATACTTCACTGCTCGAAATACTTTTGCGGAATGAAGTTGACTTGATTTCTCGACGACACAAACCCGCGTCGCAACGGAAGTGCGGACGAGTGGGAGCGCGGGCGGCCCGCCCGCAACGCGCCGGAGGCGCGAATCTGATAAGCAGCGGTAGTCCGGGTCCAATCGTCTCCCCGATCAAATGTGCCGATATTGCAAACATGCCATGCACCTCCGGTGCATTGCAGGCGGGGACGCCCTCCTGCGGTAAGTCTTCGACCTGCGCTCCCAGCCTCGCGCGCTCTCGTCGTAGTATCGCGGCATCACAAGAATGGGCTGGCGCTACTTCCTACGGCTGAAGTGTTACCACTGCTCCTGTTTGCGTCTTTTTTCGCGTGAATCCCTGACAACCTTGAGTCTGAATCGTTATTCTTACAGGGCTGCAACGATTTGAGAGGATTCTGTGATGGGAAAGACGACGCGCAGGGTATTCGTGAAGTCCGCGGGGACCGCCGCGGGCATGCTCGCCGTGGCGGGATGGAATGCGACAGTCCCTGCCCAGGGGCGCGACAAGTTGCGGCTGGGTTTTGTCGGGGGTGGCAAACGGGGACAGAAGCTTTTGCTGGACGGCCTGCTTGGAAGCCACGACTTCGATATCGTGGCCGTCGCGGATGCGTACGAATACAATCTGAAGGTGGCCGGTCAGATGGCTTGGTTCGCCAATGCGGGGGTTATGTGGCCGAGATATCGTGATGATCTAACCGAGGAACATCGGCGCGCTCTTGGGCGCGCGACCCGTCCAGATCAATACCCGGGGCTTGCGGAGATGCTTGCCGGTTGCGAACTGGATGCGGTGATCGTGGCAACGCCGCCTTCAACCCACGCAGCCCTCACTTCAGCGTGCCTCCAGGCCGGAAAACACGTATTCTGCGAGACCCCCATGGCCACTTCCATGAGCGACGCGCGAATGATCGTGAAAGCCGCGCATGAGTCTGGTCGAGTCGTCCAGATTGGCCACCAGCGCCGTTACCATCCGAACTACAACCTTGTAATGAAGCACCTGCACGACAACTATCCGTTGGGACGGCCTGTTCAGATAGAAATGTATGATCATTTCAACTCGCATGGGCGAGAGAGCCTGACTCGCATGCCGTGGGCGGACCCACCGTCGGCTCGGGAGCTGGGCACTGGACTGGACCGAGTTGTGAACTGGCGCCGGTTCGACGAGGCGGGTGATGGCCCGTGTTTCGAATCGATACCCCGGTCA encodes:
- a CDS encoding Gfo/Idh/MocA family oxidoreductase, encoding MGKTTRRVFVKSAGTAAGMLAVAGWNATVPAQGRDKLRLGFVGGGKRGQKLLLDGLLGSHDFDIVAVADAYEYNLKVAGQMAWFANAGVMWPRYRDDLTEEHRRALGRATRPDQYPGLAEMLAGCELDAVIVATPPSTHAALTSACLQAGKHVFCETPMATSMSDARMIVKAAHESGRVVQIGHQRRYHPNYNLVMKHLHDNYPLGRPVQIEMYDHFNSHGRESLTRMPWADPPSARELGTGLDRVVNWRRFDEAGDGPCFESIPRSLDIANWFCGGIPHRVYVSGGIEYWRDGRTAPDTMNAIFEYRMEASNPNFVRLGSRYTPQDTPALNSTFTLRTTYSYSRCSSEHGSHERVIGDRASALLRPEGDSFFQMETMSGSPTELLREHRDLLSSTLAKRLAEMTESERENFVRTHGATYDLPGYTRGPRTTAPILAEGSEETVEMIQLRSFAECIRKGETPRANVMVGLAAVVAGEHAQRSLASEGPVEIDPALMAFDFEVPSITGFDENVTPIPGAMEVL